The following coding sequences are from one Lolium rigidum isolate FL_2022 chromosome 6, APGP_CSIRO_Lrig_0.1, whole genome shotgun sequence window:
- the LOC124666097 gene encoding protein MOR1 isoform X1 has product MSTEDEKLLKEAKKLPWDERLQHKNWKVRNDANIDLAALCDSITDPKDARLREFAPLFKKAVSDSNAPVQEKALDALLAFQRAADADVSRYAKEVCDAICAKCLTGRPKTVEKAQAAFLLWVELEASEVFLESMEKAVKNKVAKAVVPAIDVMFQALSEFGAKVVPPKKILKMLPELFDHPDQNVRASSKGLTLELCRWIGKEPVKSILFEKMRDTMKKELEAELSNVSGIARPTRKIRSEQEKELEEEAVPETTGASTCDDAVPDAPMEIDEYDLVDPVDILTPLEKSGFWDGVKATKWSERRDAVAELTKLASTKKIAPGDFNEVSRTLKKLVTDVNLAVAVEATQAIGNLAKGLRTHFSGNSRNLLPVLLEKLKEKKATMTEALTQTLEAIHKAGCITLLDVIDDIRVAVKNKVPLVRSLTLNWVAFCIETSNKATVLKLHKEYVPICMECLNDSTPEVRDSSFSVLTAIAKMVGMKPLERSLEKLDDVRKKKLSDMIGSATDTVLSSAPASTSGAATSAREVTDSSSMRRSAASMLSGKKTVHAVAATKKSGPAKSTGTKKTDGGQQSKASAAAEVEDVEPAEMSLEEIEERLNSIVKTETISQLKSTVWKERLEAIGILKQDVENLTELDKSAELLVRLLCAVPGWSEKNVQVQQQVIEVITYIASTVKKFLKRCVVLCLLGISEKVADIKTRAPAMKCLTAFCEAVGPGFVFDRLYKIMKEHKNPKVLSEGILWMVSAVEDFGISNLKLKDIIDFCKDTGLQSSAAATRNATIKLIGVLHKFVGPDIKGFLSDVKPALLSALDAEYEKNPFEGAAAPPKRTVRALDTASSSSGASSDGLPREDISSKITPTLLKNLGSPDWKVRLESIEAVNKIVEEAHKRIQPTGTADLFTALRGRLNDSNKNLVMATLSTIGGLASAMGPSVEKSSKGILADVLKCIGDNKKHMRECTLTALDSWVAAAQLDKMVPYITVALGDQKCGSEGRKDLFDWLSKHVSKLSDPAESLPLLKPSASSLMDKSSEVRKAAETFMNEILKICGQAVVAKNLRDLPSPTMAIVAERLKLSNVHEGLSDSVKMVTTSISLPSKGGLKNAKHGPNDRGSNVGKAASQRGVPARASVTMISSQDSLQSQALFNIKDSNKEDRERRVLVRKFKFEEPRREQIDELKVDLFKHFREDVSLRLWNSDFKRQIDGIELLQKALPSSGKEVVELLDILLRWFVLRFCESNTTCLLKVLDFLPELFDGLKDQSYMLTEAEAAIFLPCLIEKSGHNIEKVREKMGELIKQMMNIYSLPKLLPYILEGLRSKNNRTRIECVDIIGYFMDNNGTEVGGLLKNLPSVAALTAERDGEIRKAALNTLATAYKNLGDDVWRFVGKLSDAQRSMLDDRFKWKAREMDKRREGRPGDARAALRRSVRENGSDVAEQSGELVSRSIAGSMTSRENFGYADAHMVPRQMATAAAGPADWREALDIVALGLPEQSVEGMKVICHELTQAVDPESSVLDDLIKEADRLVSCLSVMVPKTFNFSLSGASSRSCKYVLNTLMQTFQIKRLAHAVKEGTLDNLITELLLWLLDERVPLMDDGSQLLKALNVLMLKILDNAERTSSFVVLINLLRPLDPSRWPCPTPSESLAVKNQKFSDLVVKCLIKLTKVLQSTIYEVDLDRILQSVHIYLQELGMEEIRRRAGADDKPLRMVKTVLHELVKLRGTAIKGHLSMVPIDAEPQPIILAYIDLNLQTLAAARMLTPSGPMGQTHWGDAASNNANPSVHSTDAQLKQELAAVFKKIGDKQTCTIGLYELYRITQLYPKVDIFAQLQNASEAFRTYIRDGLAQVEKNAAAGRTPSSLPLSTPPPIASIPSPKFAPSPVHTKSINSKTDCNEDDPFRVQGDSDIRVQSTEQQTDRFQSSAGTLDALRERMKSMQAAAVGGNFDGAHTRPLASMNGNMLHGGTRLDGEPQTQSNIPPMDERALSGLQARMERLKSGSMDPL; this is encoded by the exons atgTCGACCGAGGACGAGAAGCTCCTCAAGGAGGCGAAGAAGCTGCCGTGGGACGAGCGGCTGCAGCACAAGAACTGGAAGGTGCGCAACGACGCCAACATCGACCTCGCCGCGCTCTGCGACTCCATCACCGACCCCAAGGACGCGCGCCTCCGCGAGTTTG CTCCGCTGTTTAAGAAGGCGGTTTCGGATTCCAACGCGCCCGTGCAGGAGAAGGCGCTGGACGCCCTGCTAGCGTTCCAGCGAGCCGCTGATGCTGATGTATCCAG GTATGCCAAAGAGGTGTGCGACGCCATTTGTGCCAAGTGCCTCACTGGTCGGCCCAAGACTGTCGAGAAGGCTCAGGCTGCATTCCTCCTTTGGGTGGAGCTCGAGGCGTCAGAGGTCTTCCTT GAATCTATGGAGAAAGCTGTAAAGAATAAAGTGGCAAAAGCTGTTGTACCTGCTATTGATGTTATGTTTCAAGCACTTAG TGAATTCGGAGCTAAGGTTGTACCACCCAAAAAGATTCTAAAGATGCTTCCTGAGCTATTCGATCATCCAGATCAGAACGTTCGGGCTTCTTCCAAGGGTTTGACGCTTGAACTTTGTCGATGGATTGGCAAGGAGCCTGTTAAGTCAATTTTGTTCGAGAAAATGAGAGATACAATG AAAAAAGAATTGGAAGCAGAACTATCAAACGTTTCGGGGATTGCTAGGCCAACTCGCAAGATAAG ATCCGAACAAGAAAAGGAGCTTGAGGAGGAAGCTGTACCAGAGACAACAGGCGCCAGTACCTGTGACGACGCAGTGCCAGATG CCCCTATGGAGATCGATGAATATGATCTTGTTGACCCTGTGGATATTTTAACTCCACTTGAAAAATCTGGATTTTGGGATGGCGTG AAAGCAACTAAATGGTCTGAAAGAAGGGACGCTGTGGCAGAGCTCACTAAGCTTGCTTCAACAAAGAAAATTGCTCCTGGTGATTTTAATGAAGTTTCACGAACTCTTAAAAAG CTTGTTACAGATGTTAATTTGGCTGTTGCAGTGGAAGCTACTCAAGCAATAGGGAATTTAGCTAAAGGTTTAAGAACTCATTTTTCTGGAAATTCACGGAATCTGCTTCCTGTTTTACTT GAAAAATTGAAAGAGAAAAAAGCAACTATGACAGAAGCACTGACTCAGACGCTTGAAGCAATTCATAAGGCTGGCTGTATCACTCTTCTTGATGTGATTGATG ATATTCGGGTGGCTGTAAAAAACAAGGTCCCTCTTGTTCGATCGTTAACGTTGAACTGGGTTGCATTTTGCATTGAAACAAGCAATAAGGCAACTGTCCTAAAGTTGCACAAGGAATATGTTCCTATCTGCATGGAG TGCTTGAATGATAGCACCCCTGAAGTTCGGGATTCTTCATTTTCTGTTTTGACTGCCATAGCTAAG ATGGTTGGTATGAAACCTTTGGAACGGTCCCTGGAGAAATTAGACGATGTGAGGAAAAAGAAACTGTCAGATATGATTGGTTCTGCCACTGATACTGTTTTAAGTTCAG CACCTGCCTCAACTTCAGGAGCCGCCACATCTGCTCGCGAG GTTACAGATAGCTCATCAATGAGGAGATCTGCTGCAAGCATGCTTAGTGGAAAGAAGACTGTCCATGCAGTG GCTGCGACTAAGAAATCCGGACCTGCAAAATCAACCGGTACAAAAAAGACAGATGGTGGACAACAATCAAAGGCCTCTGCTGCTGCTGAGGTTGAAGATGTTGAG CCTGCTGAGATGAGTTTGGAAGAAATAGAGGAGAGATTAAATTCTATCGTGAAAACGGAGACAATTTCCCAGCTAAAGAGCACTGTCTGGAAAGAGCGCCTTGAAG CTATTGGCATCCTAAAGCAGGATGTGGAAAATCTCACAGAACTCGACAAATCTGCTGAACTCCTTGTTCGTTTATTATGTGCTGTACCTGGATGGAGTGAAAAAAACGTGCAG GTTCAGCAACAAGTTATAGAGGTCATCACCTACATTGCCTCTACTGTAAAGAAGTTTCTAAAGCGATGTGTTGTTCTATGCCTTCTTG GCATAAGTGAAAAGGTTGCTGATATAAAAACTCGAGCACCTGCAATGAAGTGTCTCACCGCGTTTTGTGAGGCAGTTGGGCCAGGATTTGTGTTTGATAGG CTATATAAAATAATGAAAGAGCACAAGAACCCGAAGGTTCTCAGTGAGGGTATTCTTTGGATGGTATCTGCCGTCGAAGACTTTGGGATTTCCAATTTGAAACTAAAG GATATAATTGATTTCTGCAAAGACACCGGTCTGCAGTCAAGCGCTGCTGCAACTAGAAATGCAACTATTAAACTGATTGGTGTGCTGCATAAGTTTGTAGGACCAG ACATCAAAGGCTTCTTGAGTGATGTCAAACCGGCACTTCTCAGTGCTCTCGATGCTGAATATGAAAAGAATCCATTTGAG GGTGCTGCTGCTCCTCCAAAAAGAACAGTTAGAGCTTTGGATACTGCATCGTCTTCATCTGGTGCCTCATCAGATGGGCTGCCGAGGGAAGACATAAGTTCTAAGATAACACCTACTTTACTGAAAAATTTGGGAAGCCCAGACTGGAAG GTAAGGCTGGAGTCCATTGAAGCAGTCAACAAAATTGTGGAGGAGGCCCATAAGCGCATTCAGCCGACCGGCACAG CGGACCTGTTCACAGCTCTAAGAGGCCGTCTTAATGACAGTAACAAAAATCTAGTAATGGCGACCTTGTCGACGATTGGTGGTCTTGCATCTGCTATGGGCCCTTCCGTTGAAAAATCAAGCAAG GGTATTTTGGCAGACGTGCTGAAGTGTATTGGTGACAATAAGAAGCACATGCGAGAGTGCACATTGACTGCTCTAGATTCCTGGGTTGCTGCTGCTCAACTTGATAAGATGGTTCCTTATATTACGGTAGCTTTGGGTGATCAGAAATGTGGTTCAGAAGGCCGCAAGGATCTTTTTGATTGGTTGTCTAAGCATGTTTCAAAATTGAGTGATCCTGCTGAGTCTTTGCCTTTATTGAAGCCGTCTGCATCCTCTTTGATG GATAAATCATCTGAAGTCCGCAAAGCTGCTGAGACATTTATGAATGAAATTCTCAAGATCTGCGGCCAAGCAGTG GTGGCAAAGAATTTGAGGGATTTACCATCCCCTACTATGGCCATTGTAGCAGAGCGTTTGAAACTGTCCAATGTACACGAAG GATTATCTGATTCTGTGAAGATGGTGACAACAAGCATAAGTTTGCCATCAAAAGGTGGTTTGAAGAACGCCAAGCATGGCCCGAATGATCGTGGGTCTAATGTTGGCAAAGCTGCATCTCAA AGAGGAGTTCCAGCAAGGGCCTCGGTTACTATGATTTCTTCCCAAGACTCCTTACAATCTCAGGCATTATTTAACATTAAGGACTCAAACAAG GAAGATCGGGAGAGACGTGTTTTGGTACGTAAGTTCAAGTTTGAAGAACCGCGGCGTGAGCAGATTGATGAACTGAAG GTTGATTTATTTAAGCATTTCCGAGAAGATGTTAGTTTGCGGCTATGGAACTCAGACTTTAAGAGGCAAATTGATGGTATTGAGTTGTTACAAAAG GCACTTCCTTCAAGTGGGAAAGAAGTGGTTGAGCTTCTTGATATCTTACTAAGATGGTTTGTCTTGCGTTTCTGTGAATCTAACACAACTTGTTTGTTGAAG GTTCTTGACTTTCTACCGGAGCTATTTGATGGTCTGAAAGATCAATCTTACATGTTAACGGAAGCAGAAGCTGCAATCTTCTTGCCTTGCCTTATAGAGAAG TCTGGTCACAACATTGAGAAAGTCAGGGAGAAAATGGGAGAGCTGATAAAGCAAATGATGAATATCTACTCTCTTCCAAAACTACTTCCCTATATTTTGGAGGGACTGCGCTCCAAGAATAACCGAACTAGGATAGAGTGTGTTGACATTATTGGATATTTCATGGATAATAACGGGACTGAG GTTGgtggtttgttgaaaaatttgccCTCTGTTGCTGCATTAACAGCAGAGCGTGATGGAGAAATCAGGAAAGCTGCTCTTAATACGCTTGCCACTGCTTACAAGAACCTTG GGGACGATGTTTGGCGATTTGTTGGAAAACTTTCAGATGCTCAAAGAAGTATGCTCGATGATAGATTTAAATGGAAG GCTCGGGAAATGGACAAGAGGAGAGAAGGAAGGCCTGGTGATGCTCGAGCAGCTTTGAGACGTTCAGTTAGAGAGAATGG GTCTGATGTAGCAGAACAAAGTGGGGAGTTAGTTTCCCGTTCAATAGCAGGATCGATGACCTCAAG GGAAAACTTTGGTTATGCCGATGCCCATATGGTACCTAGGCAGatggcaacagcagcagctggtCCTGCAGACTGGCGGGAAGCTCTTGATATTGTTGCATTAGGTTTGCCTGAGCAG TCTGTTGAAGGAATGAAAGTCATATGCCATGAGCTAACTCAGGCAGTTGACCCCGAAAGCTCTGTGCTTGACGATCTCATCAAAGAAGCTGACAGATTAGTTTCATGCTTGTCTGTTATG GTtccaaaaacctttaatttcagccTATCTGGTGCTTCTTCAAGGTCTTGCAAATACGTTTTAAATACTCTCATGCAG ACTTTCCAGATCAAACGACTTGCTCATGCTGTGAAGGAGGGTACCTTAGACAATCTTATCACAGAGCTACTACTCTGGCTTTTAGATGAAAGAGTTCCTCTTATGGATGATGGTAGTCAACTACTCAAGGCTCTTAATGTCTTGATGCTTAAAATCCTG GATAATGCTGAGAGAACATCCTCATTTGTTGTACTAATCAACTTACTGAGGCCTTTAGACCCTTCAAGATGGCCATGCCCAACTCCATCAGAGTCCCTTGCTGTAAAAAATCAGAAGTTCTCAGATTTAGTTGTCAAATGTTTAATTAAATTGACAAAG GTTCTTCAAAGTACGATATACGAAGTTGACCTTGATCGCATTCTTCAGAGTGTTCATATTTATTTACAAGAACTTGGGATGGAAGAGATACGGAGGAG GGCTGGAGCTGATGACAAACCACTAAGAATGGTCAAAACTGTGCTGCATGAACTTGTAAAGCTTCGAGGTACAGCAATAAAAGGTCATCTTTCAATGGTCCCTATAGATGCTGAACCTCAGCCAATCATTCTGGCATACATTGATCTTAATCTTCAG ACCCTTGCAGCAGCAAGGATGTTGACGCCATCTGGACCTATGGGCCAAACTCACTGGGGTGACGCCGCATCGAACAATGCAAATCCATCAGTTCATTCAACTGATGCACAATTGAAG CAAGAGCTTGCTGCAGTATTCAAGAAAATTGGTGATAAGCAAACTTGCACTATTGGTCTTTATGAGCTCTACAGGATAACCCAGCTGTACCCAAAG GTTGATATATTTGCTCAGCTTCAGAATGCAAGTGAAGCATTTAGAACGTACATCAGAGATGGGCTTGCTCAG GTGGAGAAGAATGCCGCAGCTGGAAGAACACCCTCTAGTCTTCCATTATCAACGCCACCTCCAATAGCATCTATACCTTCTCCAAAATTCGCACCTTCTCCTGTCCACACAAAATCGATAAATAGCAAAACCGATTGTAATGAAGATGACCCCTTCAGAGTCCAAGGAGACTCTGATATTAGGGTACAATCTACTGAACAACAGACCGATAGATTCCAATCCTCAG CAGGGACACTGGATGCTCTCAGGGAAAGAATGAAAAGCATGCAAGCTGCAGCTGTAGGAGGTAATTTTGATGGAGCTCATACAAGGCCATTGGCAAGTATGAACGGTAATATGCTACATGGGGGGACACGACTGGATGGTGAACcacaaacacaaagtaatattCCACCCATGGACGAGAGAGCATTATCTGGGCTGCAAGCACGAATGGAGAGGCTGAAGAGTGGGTCTATGGATCCACTCTAA